One Chanodichthys erythropterus isolate Z2021 chromosome 22, ASM2448905v1, whole genome shotgun sequence DNA window includes the following coding sequences:
- the LOC137012694 gene encoding SLC35A4 upstream open reading frame protein isoform X2, whose protein sequence is MADKDPFRQLKDLSLLKDQLEDIQRRVEDEVGVGIPQGGSVLSSPFLKGFLAGYVVAKLRSSAILGVLVGTCTGIYAAQSYQVPNIEQTIKNYFSSFKKR, encoded by the exons ATGGCGGACAAG GATCCATTCCGGCAGCTGAAAGATCTGTCCCTGCTTAAAGACCAGCTCGAAGACATTCAGCGTCGGGTGGAGGATGAAGTTGGGGTTGGAATTCCACAG GGTGGAAGTGTGCTCAGTTCTCCCTTCCTCAAAGGTTTTTTGGCTGGGTATGTGGTGGCAAAGCTCCGCTCCTCTGCGATCCTGGGAGTTCTTGTAGGGACCTGCACAGGCATCTATGCCGCTCAGAGCTATCAAGTGCCTAACATTGAGCAGACCATTAAAAACTACTTCAGCTCATTCAAGAAGAGGTAG
- the LOC137012694 gene encoding SLC35A4 upstream open reading frame protein isoform X1, with protein sequence MFLEQDPFRQLKDLSLLKDQLEDIQRRVEDEVGVGIPQGGSVLSSPFLKGFLAGYVVAKLRSSAILGVLVGTCTGIYAAQSYQVPNIEQTIKNYFSSFKKR encoded by the exons ATGTTTCTCGAACAGGATCCATTCCGGCAGCTGAAAGATCTGTCCCTGCTTAAAGACCAGCTCGAAGACATTCAGCGTCGGGTGGAGGATGAAGTTGGGGTTGGAATTCCACAG GGTGGAAGTGTGCTCAGTTCTCCCTTCCTCAAAGGTTTTTTGGCTGGGTATGTGGTGGCAAAGCTCCGCTCCTCTGCGATCCTGGGAGTTCTTGTAGGGACCTGCACAGGCATCTATGCCGCTCAGAGCTATCAAGTGCCTAACATTGAGCAGACCATTAAAAACTACTTCAGCTCATTCAAGAAGAGGTAG